In the Streptomyces sp. f51 genome, one interval contains:
- a CDS encoding FxsB family cyclophane-forming radical SAM/SPASM peptide maturase has translation MSAQVTSPIPEPPFPFRQFIVKMHGRCNLACRYCYLYEGPDRTWRTRPAAAPPGVLARTARRIGEHAAAHGLTELSLVLHGGEPLLAGVDTLARFTGLVRDRVPHGCTVHATVQTNATLLTERRLDVLARHSVRVGISLDGGLAEHNTLRTDHAGRPSWPAAARGARLIAERHPEAYAGILTVVDPTTDPVELYESLLALRPPALDLLLPHGNWSAPPPHRQGPGTPYGDWLCAVFDRWWRAGRRETRVRLFEECLALLLGLPAATESLGLTPFDALVVETDGSIEQVDSLKSCYEGAARTGLDVFRHRFDEALRHPGVAARQAGAASLAARCRACPLLHVCGGGHYAHRYRAGHGFTNPSVYCADLQRLIHHVARALAGAAAPAAAQGGVP, from the coding sequence GTGTCTGCACAGGTGACCTCCCCGATCCCCGAACCGCCGTTCCCCTTCCGGCAGTTCATCGTCAAGATGCACGGCCGCTGTAACCTCGCCTGCCGCTACTGCTACCTCTACGAGGGTCCCGACCGCACCTGGCGCACCCGCCCCGCCGCCGCCCCGCCCGGCGTCCTGGCACGGACCGCGCGCAGGATCGGCGAACACGCCGCCGCCCACGGCCTGACGGAGCTGTCCCTGGTCCTGCACGGCGGCGAACCCCTGCTGGCCGGCGTGGACACCCTCGCCCGGTTCACCGGCCTCGTCCGCGACCGGGTCCCGCACGGCTGCACCGTGCACGCCACCGTCCAGACCAACGCCACCCTGCTCACCGAACGGCGGCTCGACGTCCTCGCCCGGCACTCCGTCCGCGTCGGCATCAGCCTGGACGGCGGCCTCGCCGAGCACAACACGCTGCGCACCGACCACGCCGGCCGTCCGTCCTGGCCCGCCGCCGCGCGCGGCGCCCGGCTGATCGCCGAACGCCACCCGGAGGCGTACGCCGGGATCCTCACCGTCGTCGACCCCACCACCGACCCGGTCGAGCTGTACGAGTCCCTGCTCGCGCTCCGGCCGCCCGCGCTGGACCTGCTGCTCCCGCACGGCAACTGGTCCGCGCCCCCACCGCACCGGCAGGGACCGGGAACGCCCTACGGAGACTGGCTGTGCGCCGTCTTCGACCGCTGGTGGCGGGCCGGGCGACGCGAGACGCGCGTGCGGCTCTTCGAGGAGTGCCTCGCGCTGCTCCTCGGGCTCCCCGCCGCCACCGAGTCCCTCGGCCTCACGCCCTTCGACGCCCTCGTCGTGGAGACGGACGGCTCCATCGAGCAGGTCGACTCCCTCAAGTCCTGCTACGAGGGAGCGGCCAGGACCGGCCTCGACGTCTTCCGGCACCGTTTCGACGAGGCGCTGCGCCACCCCGGCGTCGCGGCACGGCAGGCGGGCGCCGCCTCGCTGGCCGCGCGCTGCCGGGCCTGCCCGCTGCTCCACGTCTGCGGCGGCGGACACTACGCGCATCGATACCGGGCCGGACACGGCTTCACCAACCCCTCCGTGTACTGCGCCGACCTCCAGCGCCTCATCCACCACGTCGCCCGCGCGCTGGCCGGGGCCGCCGCCCCCGCCGCCGCCCAAGGAGGCGTCCCGTGA
- the fxsA gene encoding FxSxx-COOH cyclophane-containing RiPP peptide, producing MGVRDDIPDGTQERDAAGERRPWSPGPPDPAELPDLLDLDLAELRTVQHPVLAEVLAELRTRSGQPGEILWGFNSAF from the coding sequence ATGGGCGTACGGGACGACATACCGGACGGCACACAGGAGCGCGATGCCGCGGGGGAGCGGCGGCCGTGGTCACCGGGCCCGCCGGATCCCGCGGAGCTCCCGGACCTGCTGGACCTGGACCTCGCGGAGCTGAGGACCGTCCAGCATCCGGTGCTGGCGGAGGTGCTGGCCGAACTGCGGACGCGGTCGGGACAGCCCGGCGAGATCCTGTGGGGGTTCAACAGCGCCTTCTGA
- a CDS encoding HEXXH motif-containing putative peptide modification protein, which translates to MPPAVPERALTELGRTEGGPETLRLLVRDQHTRRLLLLRAVLDAAESAGPGLCPVAVLARLREDWALLEEAERLERYGPAGPPSGSGADAPRGNPPPPSAVRTLLLHPFIGPWAGEALRALGPGAGPASGRDPREPARALAYVGRLAAVAAARAGVSYAVRLTAHDGVLALPSLGALHTGDGRGDTEVAVVHRHGRLTLRRSGETDVVVRLQNGAGAWSEAAAWTPAYALPGLVPGSAAVPLDDLDPYRTARGGARPDTLSGPAVLDDADRKHWLHTWSGTAAALGLGGERRLAEAVTLLHCLVPLAAPPGSGPDGAGGSCSGTRREAFGAVLSSAPATATTFAATLVHEIQHTKLAALGAMVTLHHASPEARHFAPWRPDPRPYDGLLQGAYSHLALADYFQRAALATTLPAQRDAAWAQHARYQAQVGAALPALVGSGDLTVRGRRFVDRMVEVYERLAEQPPPRGHAARATAYVQAARTLWSRRHAPAE; encoded by the coding sequence ATCCCGCCGGCGGTCCCGGAGCGGGCCCTGACCGAACTCGGCCGCACCGAAGGCGGCCCCGAGACGCTCCGGCTCCTCGTCCGCGACCAGCACACCCGACGGCTGCTCCTGCTCCGTGCGGTCCTCGACGCGGCCGAGTCGGCCGGACCCGGCCTCTGCCCCGTCGCCGTCCTGGCCCGGCTCCGCGAGGACTGGGCCCTGCTGGAGGAGGCCGAACGGCTGGAGCGGTACGGACCCGCCGGCCCCCCGTCGGGGTCCGGGGCGGACGCGCCCCGCGGGAACCCGCCTCCGCCGTCCGCCGTGCGAACGCTGCTCCTCCACCCGTTCATCGGCCCCTGGGCCGGGGAAGCCCTGCGCGCGCTCGGCCCGGGAGCGGGCCCCGCCTCCGGCCGGGACCCCCGTGAACCGGCCCGCGCGCTCGCGTACGTCGGAAGGCTCGCCGCCGTCGCCGCCGCCCGCGCCGGGGTGTCCTACGCGGTGCGGCTGACCGCCCACGACGGCGTGCTGGCACTGCCCTCGCTCGGCGCGCTGCACACCGGCGACGGCCGGGGGGACACGGAGGTGGCCGTCGTGCACCGGCACGGTCGGCTGACACTGCGCCGGTCCGGCGAGACCGACGTGGTCGTCCGGCTCCAGAACGGGGCCGGAGCCTGGTCGGAGGCGGCGGCCTGGACGCCCGCCTACGCGCTGCCCGGTCTCGTGCCGGGCTCCGCCGCCGTACCGCTGGACGACCTCGACCCGTACCGGACCGCCCGCGGCGGAGCCCGCCCTGACACCCTGAGCGGCCCGGCCGTCCTCGACGACGCCGACCGCAAGCACTGGCTGCACACCTGGTCGGGCACCGCGGCGGCGCTCGGTCTCGGCGGCGAACGGCGACTCGCGGAAGCGGTGACCCTGCTGCACTGCCTGGTCCCGCTGGCCGCCCCGCCCGGCTCGGGCCCCGACGGAGCCGGCGGCAGTTGCAGCGGCACCCGGCGCGAGGCCTTCGGCGCGGTCCTCAGCAGCGCGCCCGCGACAGCGACCACCTTCGCGGCCACCCTCGTCCACGAGATCCAGCACACCAAACTCGCCGCGCTCGGCGCCATGGTGACGCTCCATCACGCAAGCCCCGAAGCACGCCACTTCGCGCCCTGGCGTCCCGATCCACGCCCCTACGACGGCCTGTTGCAGGGCGCCTACTCCCACCTCGCGCTGGCGGACTACTTCCAGCGCGCCGCCCTCGCCACCACCCTGCCCGCCCAGCGGGACGCCGCCTGGGCGCAGCACGCCCGCTACCAGGCGCAGGTCGGGGCCGCGCTGCCGGCCCTCGTCGGATCGGGTGATCTCACCGTGCGGGGACGCCGGTTCGTCGACCGCATGGTCGAGGTGTACGAACGGCTCGCCGAGCAGCCGCCGCCCCGGGGACACGCGGCACGCGCGACGGCGTACGTCCAGGCCGCCCGAACGCTGTGGTCCCGCCGCCACGCACCGGCCGAATGA
- the fxsT gene encoding FxSxx-COOH system tetratricopeptide repeat protein produces the protein MSGARTPVGPAERGPAKQTVTISFAGFNRAWAAWIGDRLERRGHRVVYQRWDSPAEVPLVDLLRDLTLAKGRILIVVSEWYFQLGPRTHEEWNAALREVVAPDPSRFAAVSVTNSTVPTATTVLGAVDLNNMGADEAERRVLERLDLPAEPLPESVEGARRGPRFPAAMPEVWGGVPRRNTRFTGREPLLNDAYHLLQGAEAGAGVVTLHGMSGVGKTQLAAEYVYRFGSEYDVVWWVNAEKRVTYRRRLAELAPQLGLSTGAEYGERLRAVRDSLRRGDPYSRWLLILDGADEPDQIYDLVPTGPGHVLITSRNPEWSEHNSKLLEVPVYARDESVAFIRRRAPRLTEPEADQLAEALEDLPLLLDQTAGWLNDSDLSVQEYIALLDGGIDQDVVKISADFPVAFQTAWSILLNKLRDTVPESVDLLRLCTFFAPGFIPVRLLKDMPHDQLPEQIAGLLNDPLLWNRAINQLRQYSVVRLESHEAAGDEAASSGESLYLHRMVHQIVHKDMPDEDRREFIDVVRRALAAADPRRPTDTRLWSGYAEIVPHLKYADVLQSKDPAVQGLVFNCLRYMYLSGEYVAGIKLGERAMAAWRVLLGENHPRIWELTHHYANLLRVVGDYRRTEAIERAAVEHLREERGSQDLEHLRAATGLAADLRGLARYDEALEISQWIFLAYRDLLGDADSRTLGAQNNLAVSLRLLGRFEEALDIDRRTMESRRQLLRGRHLWTLSSQIHYATDLRYLGRYTEAESIQTESVREHRIVMGADNPQTLDAEHNLALCQYRGGDRRAAGALFARVLERCERVLGETHPQTLRFAANTSCFVREHGDIDQAREIGESVVARYEVMLAEGHPYIAGVRANHALVLRSVGERDHAHAAIDEALADMTAAVGENHPWTLGCAINAAALRNLIGDPESAAALTQDTVVRATEALGRTHPLTLSARIALAADLRGLRDRQQAEKVEQAALDDLAATLGPQHVHTISARSRNRPFWDFEPQET, from the coding sequence ATGTCTGGAGCTCGTACGCCGGTCGGGCCAGCCGAGAGGGGGCCCGCGAAGCAGACCGTCACCATCAGCTTCGCCGGTTTCAACCGGGCCTGGGCGGCCTGGATCGGGGACCGTCTGGAACGGCGCGGACACCGGGTCGTGTACCAGCGCTGGGACTCCCCGGCCGAGGTGCCCCTCGTGGACCTGCTGCGCGACCTGACCCTCGCCAAGGGCCGCATCCTGATCGTCGTCAGCGAGTGGTACTTCCAGCTCGGCCCGCGCACCCACGAGGAGTGGAACGCCGCGCTGCGCGAGGTCGTCGCCCCCGACCCCTCCCGCTTCGCCGCCGTCTCCGTCACCAACAGCACGGTGCCGACGGCCACCACCGTGCTCGGCGCGGTCGACCTGAACAACATGGGCGCCGACGAGGCCGAGCGCCGCGTCCTCGAGCGCCTCGATCTGCCCGCCGAACCCCTCCCCGAATCCGTCGAGGGCGCCAGGCGCGGTCCCCGCTTCCCGGCCGCCATGCCCGAGGTCTGGGGCGGAGTGCCACGCCGCAACACCCGCTTCACCGGCCGTGAGCCGCTCCTGAACGACGCCTACCACCTGCTCCAGGGCGCCGAGGCCGGCGCGGGCGTGGTCACCCTGCACGGCATGTCCGGCGTCGGCAAGACGCAGCTCGCCGCCGAGTACGTGTACCGCTTCGGCTCCGAGTACGACGTGGTGTGGTGGGTCAACGCCGAGAAACGCGTCACCTACCGGCGCCGACTGGCCGAACTGGCACCGCAGTTGGGCCTCAGCACCGGCGCCGAGTACGGCGAACGGCTGCGCGCCGTACGCGACTCGCTGCGCCGGGGCGACCCGTACTCCCGCTGGCTGCTGATCCTGGACGGCGCGGACGAGCCCGACCAGATCTACGACCTCGTCCCCACCGGGCCCGGCCACGTCCTGATCACCTCGCGCAACCCCGAGTGGAGCGAGCACAACAGCAAGCTGCTGGAGGTGCCGGTCTACGCGCGCGACGAGTCCGTCGCGTTCATCCGCCGCCGCGCGCCCCGCCTGACCGAACCCGAGGCGGACCAACTCGCCGAGGCACTGGAGGACTTGCCCCTCCTGCTGGACCAGACGGCCGGCTGGCTCAACGACTCGGACCTCTCCGTCCAGGAGTACATCGCCCTGCTGGACGGCGGCATCGACCAGGACGTCGTCAAGATCTCCGCCGACTTCCCGGTCGCCTTCCAGACCGCCTGGTCGATACTGCTGAACAAACTCCGCGACACCGTCCCGGAGTCCGTCGACCTGCTCCGCCTGTGCACCTTCTTCGCGCCCGGCTTCATCCCCGTACGCCTGCTGAAGGACATGCCGCACGACCAGCTGCCGGAACAGATCGCGGGCCTGCTCAACGACCCGCTGCTGTGGAACAGGGCCATCAACCAGCTCCGCCAGTACTCCGTCGTCCGCCTGGAGTCCCACGAGGCGGCCGGCGACGAGGCCGCGTCCTCCGGCGAGTCCCTGTACCTGCACCGCATGGTCCACCAGATCGTCCACAAGGACATGCCCGACGAGGACCGCCGCGAGTTCATCGACGTGGTCCGGCGCGCCCTGGCCGCCGCGGACCCGCGCAGGCCCACCGACACCCGGCTGTGGAGCGGCTACGCGGAGATCGTGCCCCACCTCAAGTACGCGGACGTCCTTCAGAGCAAGGACCCGGCGGTGCAGGGCCTCGTCTTCAACTGCCTTCGCTACATGTACCTCTCGGGCGAGTACGTGGCCGGCATCAAGCTGGGCGAACGCGCCATGGCGGCCTGGCGGGTCCTGCTCGGCGAGAACCACCCACGGATCTGGGAACTGACCCACCACTACGCCAACCTGCTGCGCGTGGTCGGCGACTACCGGCGCACCGAGGCCATCGAACGTGCCGCCGTCGAGCACCTGCGCGAGGAACGCGGCTCCCAGGACCTGGAGCACCTGCGCGCCGCCACCGGCCTCGCCGCCGACCTGCGCGGCCTCGCCCGCTACGACGAGGCGCTGGAGATCTCCCAGTGGATCTTCCTGGCCTACCGGGACCTCCTGGGCGACGCCGACTCCCGTACCCTCGGCGCGCAGAACAACCTGGCCGTGTCGCTGCGCCTGCTCGGCCGTTTCGAAGAGGCCCTGGACATCGACCGGCGCACCATGGAGTCGCGCCGACAACTGCTGCGCGGCCGCCACCTGTGGACCCTCTCCTCCCAGATCCACTACGCGACCGACCTGCGCTACCTCGGGCGCTACACCGAGGCCGAGTCCATCCAGACGGAGAGCGTGCGCGAACACCGCATCGTCATGGGGGCCGACAACCCGCAGACCCTGGACGCCGAACACAACCTGGCCCTGTGCCAGTACCGCGGCGGCGACCGCCGGGCCGCGGGCGCGCTGTTCGCCCGCGTCCTGGAGCGCTGCGAACGCGTGCTGGGCGAGACCCATCCGCAGACCCTGCGGTTCGCCGCCAACACGAGCTGCTTCGTGCGCGAGCACGGCGACATCGACCAGGCGCGGGAGATCGGCGAGTCCGTCGTCGCCCGCTACGAGGTCATGCTCGCCGAGGGCCACCCCTACATCGCCGGTGTCCGCGCCAACCACGCCCTGGTCCTGCGGAGCGTCGGCGAACGCGATCACGCCCACGCCGCCATCGACGAGGCACTCGCCGACATGACCGCCGCGGTCGGCGAGAACCACCCCTGGACACTCGGCTGCGCCATCAACGCCGCCGCCCTGCGCAACCTCATCGGCGACCCCGAGTCGGCCGCGGCGCTCACCCAGGACACGGTGGTCCGTGCCACCGAGGCCCTCGGCCGCACCCACCCGCTGACCCTCTCGGCCCGGATCGCCCTCGCTGCCGATCTGCGCGGACTGCGGGACCGCCAGCAGGCGGAGAAGGTCGAACAGGCCGCCCTCGACGACCTGGCCGCCACCCTGGGCCCCCAGCACGTCCACACCATCTCCGCCCGCTCCCGCAACCGGCCCTTCTGGGACTTCGAACCGCAGGAGACCTGA